The proteins below are encoded in one region of Parvicella tangerina:
- a CDS encoding leucine-rich repeat domain-containing protein codes for MNLKELYTELIQAYSDNNLNIVSGKIIALYKNKNYEKLQEIANKISKYVTIDEDQLPKLFSKLIVLYHPDKGDGYRKKLTQYYKNNDLESLQSYSHILSINDLENTTVTSLDESVDYQPEYSWEAEEKAGDYFYDVDDTGPGREDINLDDYEKSFYNEVKFRVYGDPTIEFPPYYLEDFEEYELAECGLESLDGVQYCIHATVLDFSDNLLTDISELGKLERLEEIYLANNQIGYIDALSNLFELKVIDLSNNLIDDISPLFDLKKLSYVNLSNNPVPISQINQLKRKGMVVIS; via the coding sequence ATGAATTTAAAAGAGTTATATACTGAATTAATTCAGGCGTATTCCGACAATAATCTAAATATTGTTTCAGGAAAAATAATAGCCTTATATAAAAATAAGAATTACGAAAAGCTTCAGGAAATAGCGAATAAAATCTCAAAATACGTGACGATTGATGAAGATCAGCTTCCAAAGCTATTTTCTAAACTAATTGTGCTCTATCATCCTGACAAAGGAGATGGATATCGTAAAAAGTTAACGCAGTATTACAAGAATAATGATTTGGAATCTCTCCAAAGTTATTCACACATCCTCTCAATCAATGACCTTGAAAATACAACAGTGACTTCCCTTGACGAAAGCGTAGATTATCAGCCTGAATATAGCTGGGAAGCGGAAGAAAAAGCTGGGGATTACTTTTATGACGTAGACGACACAGGTCCCGGAAGAGAAGATATTAACTTAGATGATTATGAAAAATCATTTTACAACGAAGTGAAATTCAGGGTATATGGTGATCCTACAATTGAATTTCCACCCTACTACCTTGAAGATTTTGAAGAATACGAACTTGCTGAATGCGGTTTGGAGTCTTTAGATGGTGTTCAATACTGCATTCACGCTACTGTGTTGGATTTTTCTGACAACTTACTAACGGACATTTCTGAACTAGGTAAGCTGGAAAGATTGGAAGAAATTTATCTGGCTAATAACCAGATCGGTTACATTGACGCTTTAAGTAACCTATTCGAACTAAAAGTGATCGATCTTTCAAACAATTTGATTGATGACATTTCTCCCCTATTCGATCTCAAAAAACTTAGCTATGTCAACTTGAGTAATAACCCTGTTCCGATTAGTCAGATTAATCAATTAAAGCGGAAAGGAATGGTCGTGATCAGCTAA
- a CDS encoding transglutaminase domain-containing protein: protein MLLRYLLLLIGLLVVLVDFTQGKDYSVPDSIATEVSETRYKEVRDLTYALTKDLKDEEMIYRAIVKWISLNIEYKLTNSKDGNEVIKRGVAKCAGYSLLVHEMCFHAGIQSRIVEGDAKPGPSDVGKKLNFNDHAWNAVKIKGTWYLSDVTWVTSSSDIVTGDFTYGFDEQYFLQTPEESVKSGHYAKDPEKMFLEKKCSKCKYKSEPRCYAAYFKKGKNVIDQEKVRGVIGRSLTISVPKSDTLDYGQFRITYLNGKDWFSTSPKWVKEKNGVVKIKFDLKKVSYEPLFLKYKDQTYLGMRKR from the coding sequence ATGCTTCTAAGGTATCTTTTATTGTTGATCGGTTTGCTCGTTGTTCTTGTCGATTTCACACAAGGAAAGGACTATTCAGTGCCCGATAGTATTGCGACAGAAGTTTCTGAAACGAGATATAAAGAAGTTAGGGATTTAACTTATGCGTTGACCAAAGACTTAAAAGATGAAGAGATGATTTATCGGGCCATTGTGAAATGGATTTCCTTGAACATCGAATATAAATTAACTAACTCAAAAGATGGGAATGAAGTCATAAAAAGAGGAGTGGCTAAGTGTGCCGGTTATAGCCTACTTGTTCACGAAATGTGTTTCCATGCTGGAATTCAGTCGCGTATTGTAGAGGGAGATGCTAAGCCTGGTCCCTCTGATGTAGGGAAGAAGCTAAATTTTAATGATCATGCCTGGAACGCAGTAAAGATTAAAGGCACATGGTATTTATCTGATGTAACATGGGTAACGAGTTCATCAGATATTGTCACAGGAGATTTCACTTATGGATTTGATGAACAGTATTTTTTACAAACACCAGAAGAGTCAGTTAAGTCTGGTCACTATGCGAAGGATCCTGAAAAGATGTTTTTAGAAAAGAAGTGTTCTAAATGTAAATACAAAAGTGAACCGAGATGCTACGCAGCCTATTTTAAAAAAGGAAAAAATGTGATCGATCAAGAAAAGGTTAGAGGTGTCATAGGAAGAAGCTTGACGATATCTGTTCCGAAATCTGACACATTAGACTATGGTCAGTTCAGAATAACCTATCTGAATGGTAAAGACTGGTTTTCAACTTCTCCAAAATGGGTGAAGGAGAAAAATGGTGTCGTTAAAATCAAATTTGACTTGAAGAAAGTTTCCTATGAGCCGTTGTTTTTGAAATACAAAGATCAGACTTATCTAGGGATGAGAAAAAGATAA
- the sucC gene encoding ADP-forming succinate--CoA ligase subunit beta, translated as MNLHEYQGKEILKSYGVPIQEGVVVDSLDKAEEAAKKLSADTGTEWYVVKAQIHAGGRGKGTVEETGSKGVVLAKGLGEVKNTVDGILGKHLVTLQTNGVGKKVNKVLIAEDAYAPDFDACSEFYMSVLLNRGTGRNIIMYSTEGGMNIEEVAEKTPHLIFKEEIDPKVGLQGFQCRKIAFNLGLTGTAMKNMTKFVAKLYAAYVGADASMFEINPVLKTGDDRIIAVDSKVTLDDSALFRHPGFEDLRDTSEEDPTEVEAKAAGLNYVNLDGNVGCMVNGAGLAMSTMDIIKLSGGEPANFLDVGGTADAERVAKAFNIILKDPNVKGILVNIFGGIVRCDRVANGVVQAYKSIGNINVPIIVRLQGTNAVEAKEIIDNSGLNVYSAITLQDAADRVKELIVD; from the coding sequence ATGAATTTACACGAATATCAAGGAAAAGAGATTTTAAAGAGTTATGGAGTTCCAATTCAGGAAGGGGTTGTTGTGGACAGTTTAGACAAGGCTGAAGAAGCTGCAAAGAAACTATCTGCTGATACAGGAACAGAGTGGTATGTAGTTAAAGCTCAGATCCACGCAGGAGGTAGAGGAAAAGGAACAGTAGAAGAAACGGGTTCTAAAGGAGTTGTTTTAGCGAAAGGATTGGGAGAGGTTAAAAATACAGTAGACGGAATCTTAGGGAAACACTTGGTAACACTTCAAACAAATGGAGTTGGAAAGAAAGTAAACAAGGTATTAATTGCTGAGGATGCTTACGCACCTGATTTTGATGCGTGTAGTGAATTCTATATGTCTGTTCTTTTGAATAGAGGTACTGGAAGAAATATCATTATGTACTCTACAGAAGGAGGAATGAACATTGAGGAGGTTGCAGAAAAAACACCTCACTTGATTTTTAAAGAAGAGATTGATCCTAAAGTAGGTCTACAGGGATTCCAGTGTAGAAAGATTGCGTTTAACCTAGGTCTTACTGGGACGGCTATGAAGAATATGACGAAATTCGTAGCAAAGCTTTATGCTGCTTATGTTGGGGCTGATGCATCTATGTTTGAGATCAACCCCGTATTGAAAACAGGAGATGACAGAATCATTGCGGTAGATAGTAAGGTGACATTAGACGATAGTGCATTATTCAGACACCCAGGATTTGAAGATCTTAGAGATACTTCAGAAGAAGATCCAACAGAAGTGGAAGCAAAAGCTGCAGGTTTGAACTATGTTAACCTTGACGGAAACGTTGGTTGTATGGTAAATGGTGCGGGACTTGCAATGTCTACAATGGACATTATTAAGTTGTCAGGAGGTGAGCCTGCAAACTTCTTGGATGTTGGTGGTACAGCAGATGCTGAGCGTGTTGCTAAAGCATTTAACATCATATTGAAAGATCCTAACGTAAAAGGAATACTTGTGAACATCTTCGGAGGAATCGTTAGATGTGATCGAGTAGCGAACGGTGTAGTTCAAGCTTACAAGTCAATCGGAAACATCAATGTTCCAATTATTGTTAGGCTTCAGGGAACAAATGCTGTTGAAGCGAAAGAGATTATTGATAACTCTGGATTGAACGTTTACTCAGCAATTACTTTGCAAGATGCTGCTGATAGAGTGAAAGAGTTGATCGTAGATTAA
- a CDS encoding arsenite methyltransferase — MSKEQELKKVVQERYTEIAKQEKTTNASSCCGSTRPSNKIYNIMMDDYTGTGGYVEEADLGLGCGLPTAFAQINHGDTVLDLGSGAGNDCFVARHETGAEGKVIGVDFTPAMVKKARKNAEKLGYNNVEFRQADIDDLPVNCETIDVVVSNCVLNLVPNKPKVITEIFRVLKPGGHFSISDIVLVGELPDALRSDAEMYAGCVAGAIQMDDYLGMIEKTGFVNIKVQKQKPITIPEDILEKYLSAEEVTSFMKGDTGIFSITVYGEKSGLKPEKKTIALSEIEKSNCSPGGGCC, encoded by the coding sequence ATGAGTAAAGAACAAGAGTTAAAAAAAGTAGTTCAAGAACGATATACTGAAATCGCAAAGCAAGAGAAGACTACAAATGCCTCATCGTGCTGTGGTTCTACTCGTCCTTCAAATAAAATCTACAACATCATGATGGATGATTACACGGGCACTGGAGGCTATGTTGAAGAAGCCGATTTAGGACTTGGCTGTGGATTACCAACTGCTTTTGCTCAAATTAATCACGGAGATACTGTACTCGACCTGGGATCTGGAGCTGGTAACGACTGTTTTGTTGCCAGGCATGAGACCGGTGCGGAGGGGAAAGTGATTGGCGTAGATTTCACTCCTGCTATGGTCAAAAAAGCCCGAAAAAATGCTGAGAAATTGGGCTACAATAATGTCGAATTTAGACAGGCAGATATTGACGACTTGCCAGTGAACTGCGAAACGATAGATGTAGTGGTTAGTAATTGTGTCTTAAACCTCGTACCTAACAAACCAAAAGTAATTACAGAGATTTTCCGTGTCCTAAAACCTGGCGGTCATTTTAGCATCTCAGACATCGTATTGGTTGGCGAATTGCCTGATGCGTTAAGAAGTGACGCAGAAATGTACGCGGGCTGTGTTGCCGGAGCTATTCAAATGGATGATTATTTAGGTATGATCGAGAAAACAGGTTTCGTGAATATTAAGGTTCAAAAGCAAAAGCCGATCACAATTCCTGAAGACATTTTGGAAAAGTACTTATCGGCTGAAGAAGTAACCTCTTTTATGAAAGGAGACACAGGAATCTTTAGCATAACGGTATATGGTGAAAAGTCAGGTCTGAAGCCTGAAAAAAAAACCATCGCATTATCCGAAATTGAAAAATCAAACTGTTCTCCTGGAGGAGGTTGTTGTTAA
- a CDS encoding ABC transporter ATP-binding protein, with translation MIEVKNIRKNFDDLEVLKGVNLMIQKGEIVSIVGASGAGKTTLLQILGTLDKADSGDILFEGTSIMKLRKKALSEFRNDNIGFVFQFHHLLPEFTALENVVLPALIGNKNKKEAEKRAKDLLGQLGLSERLNHKPAQLSGGEQQRTSVARALINNPKLILADEPSGNLDSENADELHELFFKLREETNQTFVIVTHNEDLADMADRKILMKDGVTI, from the coding sequence GTGATCGAGGTAAAAAATATACGTAAAAACTTTGATGATCTTGAGGTCCTAAAAGGAGTTAACCTCATGATTCAAAAAGGTGAAATCGTTTCCATAGTAGGAGCTTCTGGCGCAGGAAAGACAACTTTACTCCAAATTTTGGGCACACTAGACAAAGCAGATAGTGGTGACATTCTTTTTGAAGGCACTTCGATCATGAAATTGAGAAAAAAAGCGCTATCTGAATTTCGAAACGATAATATTGGCTTCGTTTTTCAGTTCCATCATTTACTTCCTGAATTCACGGCACTTGAAAATGTTGTTCTTCCTGCCCTTATTGGGAACAAGAACAAAAAGGAAGCAGAAAAAAGAGCGAAGGATCTACTGGGTCAGCTTGGGCTTTCAGAACGTTTGAACCACAAACCTGCTCAATTATCTGGAGGTGAACAGCAAAGAACCAGTGTAGCTCGGGCGCTAATTAATAATCCGAAGTTGATTCTGGCTGATGAACCGAGTGGAAACCTGGATTCTGAAAACGCAGATGAACTACATGAGTTATTTTTTAAACTAAGAGAAGAAACTAATCAAACATTTGTCATCGTCACTCACAATGAAGATTTAGCAGATATGGCTGATCGTAAAATTCTGATGAAGGATGGCGTAACCATTTAA
- a CDS encoding CYTH domain-containing protein, with product MAHEIERKYLVDKSLWEKVIKDKAEYVHQLYLHADTQKAIRVRIIGKKAFITIKSKLSDIKRLEFEYEIPLEDAKLMMEAYADCPQVEKTRYFIKEEHHTWEIDVFHGKNEGLIVAEIELSHEDELFALPHWVAEEVTHDPTYLNVNLAK from the coding sequence ATGGCTCACGAGATCGAAAGAAAATACTTGGTTGATAAAAGTCTTTGGGAAAAAGTGATCAAAGATAAAGCTGAATACGTTCACCAGCTCTACCTGCACGCTGACACACAAAAAGCTATTCGTGTACGGATAATCGGAAAAAAGGCGTTCATAACCATCAAAAGCAAGCTATCTGATATAAAGCGATTAGAGTTTGAATACGAAATTCCACTGGAGGATGCAAAGCTTATGATGGAAGCTTACGCTGACTGTCCGCAGGTAGAAAAAACCAGATACTTTATCAAGGAGGAGCATCACACCTGGGAAATAGATGTTTTTCACGGAAAAAACGAAGGTCTTATCGTTGCAGAAATAGAACTTTCCCATGAAGATGAACTCTTTGCCCTACCCCATTGGGTTGCCGAAGAAGTTACGCATGATCCAACGTATCTAAATGTGAATCTTGCGAAGTAA
- a CDS encoding SGNH/GDSL hydrolase family protein: MKLKSIKYIVPVLCFSTLTNSCLKSDFEIVSRSEGEADFTHYVSVGNSLTQGYQDGGLHNEKAQQSNSYPAIIARQMKMCNPDMDEFIQPLVSGNGSGFRILSTDSEGELTVLAPSDEGGMEADPSFDAWGEKRVKYNNLGVAGIAVWQIMGRNLQERIVNHATLGGVGLLGGEPLNPYGRFLNFGADPVSIGGGGETYNYIDKIKESDATFFTCWLGNNDVLGWTLNGGDPGEFSVAGIGIIETTPLTEVDEFREKYDSALVAFHNMGAKGVCATLPDVTSIPMVTTVNEAYLEVEELWITEGATGNVRLKTDEDMILLYGLESIQQNDKGLTQANPIEHIYVMDRDEMAIVQQRTAELNTVIRELAAKYDFGVVDMHQYLDDFASGFYLDGVEFSAKFVEGGVFSLDGVHPNTKGYAIIANFFIDAINEKYGSNIPKVNVNEYKGIIFPND; encoded by the coding sequence ATGAAACTTAAATCGATTAAATATATAGTTCCGGTACTATGTTTTAGTACGTTGACAAATAGTTGTTTAAAGTCTGATTTTGAGATTGTTTCAAGAAGTGAGGGGGAGGCTGATTTCACCCATTATGTTTCGGTTGGAAATTCACTCACTCAGGGATATCAAGATGGTGGATTACACAATGAAAAAGCACAGCAAAGTAACTCCTATCCAGCAATTATTGCCAGACAAATGAAGATGTGTAACCCTGATATGGATGAGTTTATTCAACCTCTTGTTTCAGGAAACGGCAGTGGGTTCAGAATTTTGAGTACTGACAGTGAGGGAGAACTAACTGTTTTAGCTCCTAGTGATGAAGGAGGAATGGAAGCAGATCCGTCTTTTGATGCTTGGGGAGAAAAAAGAGTAAAATATAACAACCTTGGGGTTGCAGGTATTGCTGTATGGCAAATTATGGGAAGAAACCTACAAGAACGAATTGTAAATCATGCAACGCTAGGGGGAGTGGGACTGTTGGGAGGAGAACCGCTTAATCCGTATGGAAGATTTTTAAATTTTGGTGCGGATCCAGTTTCCATAGGTGGAGGAGGTGAAACGTATAACTACATTGATAAGATCAAGGAAAGTGATGCAACCTTTTTTACTTGTTGGTTAGGTAATAATGATGTATTAGGATGGACCTTGAACGGAGGAGATCCTGGTGAGTTTTCAGTTGCGGGTATAGGAATCATTGAAACTACGCCTCTAACAGAAGTAGATGAGTTTAGAGAAAAATACGATTCTGCATTAGTTGCCTTTCACAATATGGGAGCAAAAGGAGTTTGTGCTACATTGCCTGATGTCACAAGCATTCCGATGGTAACTACGGTCAACGAAGCATATCTTGAAGTGGAGGAGTTGTGGATTACTGAAGGCGCTACTGGAAATGTACGTTTGAAGACAGATGAAGACATGATTCTCTTGTATGGCTTAGAAAGCATCCAGCAAAACGATAAGGGATTAACTCAAGCTAATCCAATAGAACATATTTATGTGATGGACCGAGATGAAATGGCAATCGTACAACAGCGAACAGCTGAGTTAAATACGGTAATCAGAGAATTGGCTGCAAAGTATGATTTTGGCGTAGTGGACATGCATCAGTACTTGGACGATTTTGCGAGTGGTTTTTATCTGGATGGTGTTGAGTTTTCTGCAAAATTTGTAGAAGGAGGGGTGTTTAGCCTAGACGGTGTTCACCCAAACACAAAAGGCTATGCTATCATTGCCAACTTCTTCATTGATGCAATTAATGAGAAATACGGAAGTAATATTCCAAAAGTAAATGTAAATGAATACAAAGGGATTATTTTTCCAAACGATTAA
- a CDS encoding tetratricopeptide repeat protein, protein MKNLLYIVLIFLPFLTGAQLSLEEKNKIAALRIKIENASHDTTIIQAWIDWDNMIYVADPDLDLALNKKIDSLCEKNLAKKNSKKEKEFYVKSRSFALNNIGLIYKHQGDYALAIEYYEDGLALSESVDDKKGIANSYNNIANVYRNQGNYAKAIEYYMLALTLNEEIENKTGISMCLNNIGILYEFQGEYDKAVEYYSKSLEIDKELGNKKGIAASYGNIGNIYSDEFEYAKAIEYMMKSLELKKEMGNQSGIAITLINLGNVYKGLEDYDKAIEYYTESLQINEELGNLQGKAMCLNNIGVVYVKQNLHQEALKYCSKSLDISKELGAIIEIQNASKTLWEIYKTIGEPAKALEMHELYVVSKDSVLSMQNQKEVLNQAYKYAYEKQATADSIKAAEANKVKDALLAAEQAENKQHQLEAEQQELQKYYLIGFLGLALLFGGFIYNRFRVTRTQKNTIEDQKNIVDRAYDELEEKNKEILDSIVYAKRIQNAILPPPKLVKEYLSNSFVLYLPKDIVAGDFYWVEHRDDKILFAACDCTGHGVPGALVSVICVNGLNRSVREHGLTDPGKILDKTREMVIAEFEKSEDEVHDGMDVSLASLEGNKLEWAGANNPLWLVRNGELIVYKPDHQPIGKYTQPTPFTTHSIDLQKGDTIYVFTDGYQDQFGGDKGKKLKAANFKKLLLSIQGETMPNQKQIIEAHFNKWKGEFEQIDDVCVIGVRV, encoded by the coding sequence TTGAAAAATCTGCTCTACATAGTTCTTATCTTCTTGCCATTTCTAACTGGTGCTCAGCTTTCTTTGGAAGAAAAAAATAAGATTGCAGCGTTAAGGATTAAAATTGAAAATGCGTCTCACGACACTACCATAATACAAGCATGGATTGACTGGGATAACATGATCTATGTTGCCGATCCTGATCTCGATTTAGCCTTGAACAAGAAAATTGATAGTTTATGTGAAAAGAACCTGGCCAAGAAGAACTCCAAAAAAGAAAAAGAGTTCTATGTTAAGTCCAGATCATTTGCCCTCAATAACATCGGATTGATCTACAAACACCAAGGAGACTATGCTTTAGCCATAGAATATTACGAAGATGGACTTGCATTAAGCGAATCAGTAGATGACAAAAAAGGAATCGCTAACAGTTACAACAACATCGCCAATGTCTATCGAAATCAAGGAAACTATGCGAAAGCAATAGAATACTACATGCTGGCATTGACGCTCAATGAGGAGATCGAAAACAAAACTGGCATTTCCATGTGTTTAAATAACATCGGCATCCTGTATGAGTTCCAGGGAGAATATGACAAGGCTGTTGAATATTATTCAAAAAGTCTCGAGATTGATAAAGAACTGGGAAATAAAAAGGGGATCGCTGCATCTTACGGCAACATTGGGAATATTTATTCAGATGAATTTGAATATGCCAAGGCCATCGAATACATGATGAAAAGCCTTGAGTTGAAAAAGGAAATGGGTAACCAAAGTGGCATTGCAATTACTTTGATCAATCTGGGTAACGTTTATAAAGGTCTTGAAGATTATGACAAAGCCATTGAATACTACACTGAGAGTTTGCAGATCAATGAAGAACTTGGTAATCTTCAAGGAAAAGCCATGTGCTTAAACAACATTGGTGTAGTTTATGTAAAACAAAACCTGCATCAAGAAGCCTTGAAGTATTGCTCAAAATCTCTGGACATTTCAAAGGAGTTAGGAGCTATTATCGAAATTCAAAACGCCTCAAAAACACTTTGGGAGATATACAAAACGATTGGCGAACCAGCCAAAGCTTTAGAAATGCATGAACTTTACGTAGTATCTAAAGACAGTGTTCTCTCTATGCAAAACCAAAAGGAAGTGTTGAATCAAGCCTATAAATACGCTTATGAGAAACAAGCAACTGCAGATAGTATTAAGGCTGCAGAAGCCAACAAAGTAAAGGATGCATTGCTGGCCGCAGAACAAGCAGAAAATAAACAGCATCAACTCGAGGCAGAACAACAGGAACTTCAAAAGTATTACTTAATCGGTTTTTTAGGGTTAGCCTTGCTTTTTGGAGGTTTTATCTACAACCGATTTAGAGTGACCAGAACCCAGAAGAATACTATTGAAGACCAAAAAAATATCGTAGATCGAGCCTACGATGAGCTAGAAGAAAAAAACAAAGAAATCCTGGACTCCATTGTGTATGCCAAAAGAATTCAAAATGCGATTCTTCCACCTCCGAAGTTGGTTAAGGAGTACCTTTCCAATTCTTTCGTACTATATCTACCCAAAGACATTGTAGCGGGTGATTTTTATTGGGTTGAACATCGAGATGACAAGATATTATTTGCAGCGTGTGACTGTACTGGACATGGCGTTCCAGGCGCCTTGGTATCTGTTATTTGCGTAAATGGTCTCAATAGAAGTGTTAGAGAACATGGTCTAACGGACCCTGGTAAGATCTTAGACAAGACCCGTGAAATGGTCATTGCAGAATTCGAGAAAAGCGAAGACGAAGTACATGATGGTATGGATGTTTCACTTGCGAGTTTGGAAGGGAACAAGCTTGAATGGGCAGGAGCTAATAACCCTTTGTGGTTGGTTAGAAATGGGGAATTAATCGTCTACAAACCAGATCATCAACCTATTGGCAAATACACTCAACCTACACCATTTACTACTCATTCAATCGACCTGCAAAAGGGTGATACGATTTACGTATTTACGGATGGTTATCAGGATCAATTTGGAGGAGATAAAGGTAAAAAACTGAAGGCCGCAAATTTCAAAAAACTACTTCTGTCCATTCAGGGTGAAACTATGCCGAATCAAAAACAGATTATCGAAGCCCATTTTAATAAGTGGAAAGGTGAGTTCGAACAAATTGATGACGTTTGCGTGATTGGTGTAAGGGTATAA
- a CDS encoding carboxymuconolactone decarboxylase family protein: MKQPLVNPKDDQNDKELQELIEFYEETLGFCPNSVRTMHHRPRIAYAFIEMNKAVMENKGRVTSALKRMVGYISSQATGCRYCEAHTIRAAERYGASQEQLDNIWEYKTHSAFNDAERAALDLALHASTVPNSVTDEIAEEARKHWNEGEIVEIMGVIALFGYLNRWNDSMGTEMEGGAIESGEELLSQKGWSVGKHAY; encoded by the coding sequence ATGAAACAACCTTTAGTAAACCCCAAAGACGACCAGAACGACAAAGAGCTACAAGAATTGATTGAATTCTATGAAGAAACATTAGGTTTCTGTCCGAATAGTGTAAGAACAATGCATCATCGCCCACGTATTGCTTACGCTTTCATTGAAATGAATAAAGCTGTGATGGAAAATAAGGGAAGAGTAACCTCTGCTTTAAAACGAATGGTGGGATACATTAGTAGTCAGGCGACTGGTTGCAGATATTGTGAGGCGCATACCATTCGAGCAGCAGAACGATACGGTGCTTCTCAAGAACAACTAGACAATATCTGGGAATATAAAACACATTCAGCATTCAATGATGCTGAGAGAGCTGCTTTAGATCTAGCATTACATGCTTCAACAGTACCGAACTCTGTAACCGATGAAATTGCGGAAGAAGCAAGAAAACATTGGAATGAAGGAGAGATCGTTGAGATCATGGGAGTCATTGCTCTTTTTGGCTATCTCAATAGATGGAACGATAGTATGGGAACAGAAATGGAAGGTGGAGCAATCGAATCTGGGGAGGAGTTATTGAGTCAGAAGGGATGGTCTGTGGGGAAACATGCTTACTGA
- a CDS encoding alpha/beta fold hydrolase has product MQHKEYEIELLSGRTTLHRIHKKGNDKVLFLVHGYFEDSKIFYSTSGKGLAPFLAHHGYDVYMCDLLGKGKSKPRVAEGLDQDQHEIITHDIPAFIEEVRKISGQQRIHVGGHSWGGVVVLAYLARSKDDNIKSFISFGSKRRIGVKGWRKLLYIDLAWNWYGDRLVKKHGYLPAQKMKMGSEDEPKSYYYDATKWVKEEDWIDPEDNFNYPKNFNFELPPMLFITGKGDKILGHPRDVKRLMKEVNPETVTYKVIGKETGHLHDYDHINLLTHRDAPKDHFKLVLNFLEKFN; this is encoded by the coding sequence ATGCAGCACAAAGAATATGAAATAGAATTGCTCAGTGGGAGAACGACTTTGCATCGTATCCACAAAAAGGGTAATGATAAGGTTCTTTTTTTGGTTCATGGCTATTTTGAGGATAGCAAAATCTTTTATTCAACCTCTGGCAAGGGTTTAGCGCCCTTTTTAGCACATCATGGTTATGATGTTTACATGTGTGATTTACTGGGAAAAGGAAAAAGTAAACCAAGAGTTGCTGAAGGTTTAGATCAGGATCAACATGAGATTATTACCCATGATATTCCTGCATTTATTGAAGAAGTACGAAAAATATCAGGACAACAACGCATACATGTTGGTGGGCATAGCTGGGGCGGTGTCGTAGTCTTGGCTTATCTCGCCAGATCAAAAGACGATAATATCAAAAGTTTTATCTCTTTTGGGAGCAAACGAAGAATTGGCGTTAAAGGCTGGAGGAAACTTCTATACATTGATCTAGCATGGAATTGGTATGGTGACCGATTAGTTAAAAAGCATGGGTATCTGCCTGCTCAAAAAATGAAAATGGGAAGTGAAGACGAACCCAAAAGCTATTATTATGATGCTACAAAATGGGTTAAAGAAGAGGATTGGATCGATCCTGAGGACAACTTTAACTATCCGAAAAATTTTAACTTTGAATTACCTCCCATGTTATTCATTACTGGAAAAGGAGATAAAATACTTGGACATCCAAGAGATGTAAAAAGGTTAATGAAAGAAGTAAACCCAGAAACTGTAACCTACAAGGTAATTGGTAAAGAAACTGGACACCTTCACGATTATGATCATATTAATCTTCTAACACACAGGGATGCGCCAAAAGATCATTTTAAATTGGTCTTGAATTTCCTAGAAAAATTCAATTAA
- a CDS encoding DUF1573 domain-containing protein: MKKAIFTFGLMLMAAFALNISAQEETQPKIGDGATIEFEKKVHDYGKIEQHGNGECEFVFKNTGTEPLVISNAKGSCGCTVPDWPREPIAPGASASIKVKYDTKRIGLINKTVTINSNATNVNNGVEILRIKGEVLNPATEATPEKAPAGPVNN; this comes from the coding sequence AAAAAAGCAATTTTTACTTTTGGATTGATGTTGATGGCAGCTTTTGCTCTAAACATCTCAGCGCAAGAAGAAACTCAACCAAAAATTGGTGACGGGGCTACTATAGAGTTTGAAAAAAAGGTACATGATTATGGTAAGATTGAGCAGCACGGAAACGGAGAATGTGAATTTGTATTCAAAAACACAGGAACTGAACCATTAGTTATCTCTAACGCTAAAGGATCTTGTGGATGTACGGTTCCAGATTGGCCAAGAGAACCGATTGCTCCAGGTGCTTCTGCTTCTATCAAAGTAAAGTATGACACCAAGAGAATTGGATTGATCAACAAAACAGTAACGATTAACTCAAACGCTACTAACGTTAATAACGGTGTAGAAATCTTGAGAATTAAAGGTGAAGTTTTGAATCCAGCTACTGAAGCTACTCCAGAGAAAGCTCCTGCTGGTCCGGTGAATAACTAA